From a single Chlamydia muridarum str. Nigg genomic region:
- a CDS encoding diphosphate--fructose-6-phosphate 1-phosphotransferase — MELLSVNKSYFELQRLHYRPVTLALLDNLCSLHIKESASSEPNPGLLAKHIPHLCALPNLTIQKGDRSSSEPLRIGVLLSGGQAPGGHNVVIGLFEGLRAFNKETKLFGFIKGPLGLIRGLYKDLDISVIYDYYNAGGFDMLSSSKEKIKTKEQKSAILSTVKKMKLHGLLIVGGDNSNTDTAMLAEYFIEHNCPTAVIGVPKTIDGDLKNSWIETPLGFHTSCRTYSEMIGNLEKDILSTRKYHHFVKLMGEQASHSTLECGLQALPNITLIGEEVAIHHTSLRSLSHHIARGLIKRFRKDKNYSTILIPEGLIKQIPDTKLLIHELNALIAEGQFSVNHFDQQLSPMALQTFSSLPENIREQLLLDRDSYGNVRVSKIAIEELLASLVSDEIAKLEPTMPFAPVTHFLGYESRASFPSNFDSNYGLALGIAASLFLVRGKTGYMVTIGNLAEEYAHWTIAATPLYKMMHLEKRFNEETPVIKTDSVSPHSPMVQYLHKIKEACLLEDLYRFPGPLQYFEEQALIDQRPLTLLWEKGALSENNANRL; from the coding sequence ATGGAGTTACTCTCTGTAAATAAGAGTTATTTTGAACTACAAAGATTACATTATCGTCCAGTCACTCTAGCATTGTTGGATAATTTATGTTCTCTTCATATTAAAGAATCAGCTTCTTCTGAACCTAATCCAGGTTTATTAGCCAAGCATATTCCACATCTATGTGCCCTTCCTAATTTAACGATTCAAAAAGGGGATCGCTCTTCTTCTGAGCCTTTACGTATCGGAGTTTTACTTTCAGGAGGACAAGCACCAGGAGGTCATAATGTAGTCATAGGGTTATTTGAAGGACTACGAGCTTTTAATAAAGAAACTAAACTTTTTGGATTTATTAAAGGCCCCTTGGGGCTTATTAGAGGGCTATATAAGGACCTAGACATCTCAGTTATCTATGATTATTACAACGCTGGTGGGTTTGACATGCTTTCCTCCAGTAAAGAGAAAATCAAAACTAAAGAGCAAAAGAGTGCTATTCTCTCTACCGTAAAAAAAATGAAACTACACGGGCTGCTTATTGTGGGCGGAGATAACTCCAATACCGATACAGCAATGCTAGCAGAATATTTTATCGAGCACAACTGTCCTACGGCTGTAATTGGAGTTCCTAAAACCATTGATGGAGATTTGAAAAACTCTTGGATCGAAACCCCTCTAGGATTCCATACATCATGCCGAACTTATTCAGAAATGATTGGAAATTTGGAAAAAGATATTCTGTCCACTCGGAAATATCATCATTTTGTCAAATTAATGGGGGAACAAGCCTCGCACAGCACTTTGGAGTGCGGTCTTCAAGCTCTTCCTAATATTACTCTAATAGGAGAGGAAGTAGCTATTCACCACACATCTTTAAGAAGTTTAAGTCATCATATTGCACGAGGACTTATTAAACGGTTCCGTAAAGATAAAAACTATAGCACGATTCTTATCCCAGAAGGTTTGATCAAACAGATCCCTGACACAAAACTGTTAATTCATGAATTAAACGCTCTGATAGCTGAAGGACAATTTTCGGTTAATCATTTTGACCAACAATTATCGCCTATGGCTCTTCAAACTTTCTCTTCGCTTCCAGAAAATATTCGCGAGCAGCTACTTCTTGACAGAGACTCGTATGGAAATGTTCGCGTGTCTAAAATTGCTATAGAAGAGCTGCTAGCATCTTTAGTTAGTGATGAAATAGCTAAACTAGAACCAACTATGCCCTTTGCTCCTGTAACACATTTTTTAGGCTATGAATCGCGCGCGAGTTTTCCTTCAAATTTTGATTCAAATTATGGTTTAGCCTTAGGAATTGCAGCTTCTCTTTTCTTAGTAAGAGGTAAAACTGGATACATGGTGACTATAGGCAACTTAGCGGAAGAATATGCTCACTGGACAATAGCAGCAACTCCCCTATACAAAATGATGCATTTAGAAAAACGGTTTAATGAAGAGACACCAGTAATTAAGACAGATTCTGTATCTCCACACTCCCCCATGGTGCAATACCTGCACAAAATAAAAGAGGCCTGCCTGCTAGAAGATTTATACCGATTTCCTGGACCTTTGCAATACTTTGAAGAGCAAGCACTAATTGACCAACGCCCACTAACACTTCTTTGGGAAAAAGGCGCTTTATCAGAAAACAATGCTAACAGATTATAA